The Deltaproteobacteria bacterium genome has a window encoding:
- the murA gene encoding UDP-N-acetylglucosamine 1-carboxyvinyltransferase, which produces MYKILVEGGHRLKGEVRIGGAKNAALPILASALLVDGECVFENTPDLKDVKTFMKVMEHLGAKCRYENHVAVIDASACESKEAPYDLVRTMRASVLVIGPLVARCGRARVSLPGGCAIGARPIDLHLKGLEAMGATVSMEHGYVEVTAERLMGADIYLDMPTVTGTENLMMAAALAKGVTTLRNAAREPEIAALAEVLNLMGARVTGAGSEVVTITGVDALKPARYSIIPDRIETGTYMVAAALTKGDVTLTHVCPDHLSAVIHKLRQAGVTIETGADTIRVMGPETIKSVDLTTRPHPGFPTDMQAQFMVLMCVANSNSVINETIFENRFIHVSELKRLGADITVTGNTAVVRGVKRLLAAPVMASDLRASACLILAGLVAEGVTEVNRVYHLDRGYESIEKKLTGIGAVIRRVWED; this is translated from the coding sequence ATGTACAAGATTCTGGTGGAAGGCGGTCACCGCCTCAAAGGTGAAGTTCGGATAGGCGGCGCGAAGAACGCGGCCTTGCCCATTCTGGCCTCGGCCCTTCTGGTTGACGGCGAGTGCGTTTTCGAAAACACGCCCGATCTCAAGGACGTGAAAACCTTCATGAAGGTGATGGAGCACCTGGGCGCGAAGTGCCGGTACGAAAATCACGTGGCCGTGATAGACGCCTCGGCCTGCGAATCCAAGGAGGCGCCCTACGATCTGGTGCGCACCATGCGGGCCTCGGTGCTGGTCATAGGCCCCCTGGTGGCCCGGTGCGGCAGGGCCAGGGTGTCGCTTCCCGGAGGCTGCGCCATCGGAGCACGGCCCATCGACCTTCACCTGAAGGGCCTGGAAGCAATGGGAGCCACGGTTTCCATGGAGCACGGCTACGTGGAGGTTACAGCCGAAAGGCTCATGGGCGCTGACATCTACCTCGATATGCCCACCGTTACGGGAACCGAGAACCTCATGATGGCCGCCGCCCTGGCAAAAGGCGTCACCACGCTGCGAAACGCCGCCCGCGAGCCCGAAATAGCGGCACTTGCCGAGGTCTTGAACCTCATGGGGGCAAGGGTCACCGGAGCCGGAAGCGAGGTCGTCACCATCACGGGCGTGGACGCCTTAAAGCCCGCCAGGTATTCCATAATCCCGGACCGCATAGAAACAGGCACCTACATGGTGGCCGCAGCCCTCACCAAGGGAGACGTCACTTTAACCCACGTTTGCCCCGACCATCTTTCGGCGGTCATCCACAAGCTAAGGCAGGCGGGAGTCACCATTGAAACCGGAGCCGACACCATCCGGGTCATGGGACCGGAAACCATAAAGAGCGTCGATCTCACCACCCGCCCGCATCCCGGTTTTCCCACCGACATGCAGGCCCAGTTCATGGTCCTCATGTGCGTAGCAAATAGCAATTCGGTGATCAACGAGACCATCTTCGAAAACCGCTTCATCCACGTAAGCGAGCTGAAGCGCCTTGGGGCCGACATAACGGTTACCGGGAACACCGCCGTTGTGCGCGGGGTGAAGCGCCTTCTGGCCGCCCCGGTCATGGCCTCGGACCTAAGGGCCAGCGCCTGCCTTATTCTTGCAGGTCTTGTTGCGGAAGGGGTCACCGAGGTCAACCGGGTCTATCACCTGGACCGGGGCTATGAATCCATCGAAAAGAAGCTCACCGGTATCGGAGCCGTCATCCGAAGGGTCTGGGAAGACTGA
- a CDS encoding Rne/Rng family ribonuclease, whose translation MPTQILINALDPEECRFAILEDGHLEGFYIESAGREVTKGNIYKGVIARVEPSLQAAFVDYGADRHGFLQRHEIHSDYYQDTPNGGTGINDVLKNGQELLVQVTKDPVGKKGAMLTTFISLAGRFVVLMPGSDTKGVSRQIENESERSRIKEIVEGVKLPEGFGLIVRTAGMDQTKTVIAKDIQQLMRLWRNIRKKGISDKAPVALHKEMSLAIRAVRDYLTPEVSQILVDDQEVFDELSEFITAASPKRAGILKLHKDDKPIFSRHELERKIAAIFESRVPLKSGGSLVIQPTEALVTVDVNSGKSTKESNVEKTAYQTNMEAAEEIARQLRLRDLGGLIVLDFIDMRDSKHRASVEKAMKDHTKRDKARIKIGKISKFGLLELSRQRIRPPVEYGSYIECPACHGKGAVPSVETVSLTILRKLRTEAQKADVVLVEAVVPPVVADYLQNKKRKSLYDVEAKQHVEIILKGDVSLAPGQFSIRSESAKPEK comes from the coding sequence ATGCCAACCCAAATACTCATAAACGCCCTTGATCCTGAAGAATGCCGCTTCGCCATACTTGAGGACGGCCACCTGGAAGGCTTTTATATTGAAAGCGCCGGCAGGGAGGTTACCAAAGGCAACATTTACAAGGGCGTCATAGCCCGCGTGGAGCCAAGCCTTCAGGCCGCCTTCGTCGATTACGGCGCGGACCGCCACGGTTTTCTCCAGCGCCACGAAATCCACTCCGACTACTACCAGGACACCCCGAACGGCGGCACGGGGATCAACGACGTGCTCAAAAACGGCCAGGAGCTTCTGGTGCAGGTCACCAAGGATCCTGTGGGGAAAAAGGGGGCCATGCTGACCACCTTCATCTCCCTTGCGGGCCGTTTCGTGGTTCTCATGCCCGGCTCGGACACCAAGGGCGTCAGCCGCCAGATCGAAAACGAGTCCGAACGCAGCCGCATAAAGGAAATAGTGGAGGGCGTGAAACTGCCCGAAGGCTTCGGCCTCATCGTGCGCACCGCCGGAATGGACCAGACCAAGACGGTCATCGCCAAAGACATTCAGCAGCTCATGCGGCTATGGCGCAACATAAGGAAAAAGGGAATCTCCGACAAGGCACCGGTGGCCCTTCACAAGGAAATGAGCCTTGCCATACGGGCCGTGCGCGACTACCTGACCCCGGAGGTCTCCCAGATTCTGGTGGACGACCAGGAGGTCTTCGACGAGCTTTCGGAGTTCATAACGGCCGCCAGCCCCAAGCGGGCCGGAATCCTTAAGCTCCACAAGGACGACAAGCCCATATTCTCCCGCCACGAGCTCGAAAGAAAGATAGCGGCCATTTTCGAAAGCCGGGTTCCGCTCAAGTCGGGCGGCTCCCTGGTCATACAGCCCACCGAGGCCCTTGTCACCGTCGATGTCAATTCCGGCAAATCCACCAAGGAATCCAACGTCGAAAAAACCGCCTATCAGACCAACATGGAAGCCGCCGAGGAAATCGCCCGGCAGCTTCGCCTGCGCGACCTGGGCGGGCTCATAGTGCTGGATTTCATCGACATGCGGGACAGCAAGCACCGGGCCTCGGTTGAAAAGGCCATGAAGGACCACACCAAGCGCGACAAGGCCCGGATAAAGATAGGAAAAATCTCCAAGTTCGGGCTTCTGGAACTGAGCCGCCAGAGAATCCGCCCGCCGGTGGAGTACGGCAGCTACATAGAATGCCCGGCCTGCCACGGCAAGGGCGCGGTCCCTTCGGTGGAGACGGTTTCCCTCACCATCCTGCGCAAGCTGCGCACCGAGGCCCAGAAGGCCGACGTGGTCCTGGTGGAGGCCGTCGTGCCGCCTGTGGTGGCCGACTACCTTCAGAACAAAAAGAGAAAATCCCTTTACGACGTGGAAGCCAAGCAGCACGTTGAAATTATCCTTAAGGGCGATGTTTCGCTTGCTCCGGGCCAGTTCTCGATACGCTCGGAAAGCGCCAAGCCGGAAAAATAG
- a CDS encoding DNA internalization-related competence protein ComEC/Rec2, with product MNPSKRSSPVSEPSSEGSGKTDPGWFSRPLVPLAAAFIAGILLGRLSPWWEPASIGVMSAAFALAGFLVLRLKSQARRIGAVLAFFLLGLFLYDSTEAFDVPSGHVAGLIDGSQARVTGIVSGPLENRPECLRFVLKAESVSRGRRLLRASGNVRVSAYDVRPAVKSGDRVSFVTRLRRIQSFKNPGSFDYAAHMADRDILVSATLGKKSRPVIFAGASGNGGFFPALRRDIADNVGRAAPGQGGDVLSALVTGDVSRISADLRQSFADSGTAHILSVSGLHVGLAAGFAFFVLNGLLGFFPSLVLTGKARRTALVLAVIPAILYGFLTGMSPATLRAVIMVGVLFLSFYVKRQSEAINSLAAAALAILIISPGSLFQISFQLSFLSVFFILVGFRSVPFLRHRPRESELFRLWLYRVASLFAITVFATLATLPIVLRAFQQVSVSGFAANFFLVPLVGTAVLPLGLSGVAILPVWPELASWLFSAAGFFMEWGVVAIRWFASLEFSAVMPVFPSVLESVLYYLFIFCVLKFRQSPYARAGLVLVFLVFAGDAYYWYQERFLDESLRVTVLDVGQGTSVVVRFPKGPVMLADAGGLTGESSLNIGKAVVAPYLWSQKIHTVDVAFITHPDQDHAGGMPFILEHFGVRKFWSNGQETESGTYEKIMSMVSGKGIARKTHQELFCGTVINGVSIKSLYPPPEFTPPPNKRTNQFSLVLRLKMGEKTILITGDVTKPGLKKMLKTLDPKELDCTVLVVPHHGAKSSFLQEFADAARPRWAVVSVGRNNPWKLPREDVLAAYRRAGAEIFRTDHDGAVFIETDGETTEVSTFVD from the coding sequence ATGAATCCATCGAAAAGAAGCTCACCGGTATCGGAGCCGTCATCCGAAGGGTCTGGGAAGACTGATCCCGGCTGGTTTTCCAGGCCCCTGGTCCCCCTTGCCGCCGCCTTTATCGCCGGAATCCTTCTTGGCCGCCTTTCCCCGTGGTGGGAGCCCGCGTCCATCGGCGTCATGTCGGCGGCCTTCGCCCTGGCCGGTTTCCTCGTTCTGCGCCTTAAAAGCCAGGCTCGTAGGATCGGCGCGGTGCTGGCCTTTTTTTTGTTGGGCCTTTTTCTGTATGATTCAACCGAGGCCTTTGACGTTCCTTCCGGCCATGTGGCAGGGCTTATCGACGGCTCCCAGGCGAGAGTGACGGGAATCGTCTCCGGCCCCCTTGAAAACCGCCCGGAATGCCTACGATTCGTCCTGAAGGCGGAAAGCGTTTCAAGGGGCCGAAGGCTTTTGCGGGCCAGCGGCAACGTGAGGGTATCGGCCTATGACGTGCGCCCGGCGGTGAAATCGGGCGACCGCGTTTCCTTCGTCACCCGCCTTCGCAGAATCCAGTCCTTCAAAAATCCCGGCAGTTTCGACTACGCCGCGCACATGGCGGACAGGGACATCCTTGTCTCGGCCACGCTGGGGAAAAAATCCCGGCCCGTCATTTTTGCCGGGGCCTCCGGGAACGGCGGATTTTTTCCGGCCCTGCGGCGGGATATAGCGGATAACGTTGGCCGGGCCGCGCCGGGCCAGGGTGGAGACGTCCTATCCGCCCTGGTGACCGGGGACGTTTCGCGGATTTCAGCGGACCTGCGCCAGTCCTTCGCGGATTCCGGCACAGCCCACATCCTTTCGGTGTCCGGCCTTCACGTGGGGCTTGCCGCAGGCTTCGCCTTTTTCGTATTGAACGGGCTTCTGGGATTTTTTCCAAGCCTTGTTCTCACCGGAAAAGCCAGGCGGACGGCCCTGGTGCTGGCGGTGATACCGGCCATCCTCTACGGGTTTCTCACTGGCATGTCGCCCGCAACCCTTAGGGCGGTCATAATGGTGGGCGTCCTTTTTCTGTCATTTTATGTCAAAAGGCAGAGCGAGGCCATAAACAGCCTGGCCGCAGCCGCCCTCGCCATTCTGATCATCAGTCCCGGAAGCCTTTTTCAGATTTCGTTTCAGCTTTCCTTCCTCTCGGTATTCTTCATTCTTGTGGGCTTTCGCTCGGTTCCTTTTTTGAGGCATCGCCCAAGGGAGAGCGAACTTTTTCGCCTGTGGCTGTACCGGGTCGCCTCCCTTTTCGCCATTACGGTTTTCGCCACCCTGGCGACCCTGCCCATAGTTCTCCGGGCCTTTCAGCAGGTGAGCGTTTCCGGGTTCGCCGCCAATTTTTTCCTGGTGCCCCTTGTGGGAACGGCGGTCCTGCCCCTCGGCCTGTCCGGCGTGGCAATACTGCCTGTCTGGCCGGAATTGGCCTCCTGGCTGTTTTCTGCGGCGGGATTTTTCATGGAATGGGGAGTTGTGGCGATACGATGGTTCGCCAGCCTTGAATTTTCAGCCGTGATGCCAGTTTTTCCAAGCGTGTTGGAATCGGTTCTCTATTATCTTTTCATATTCTGCGTGCTGAAATTCCGGCAAAGCCCATACGCCAGGGCGGGTCTTGTTTTGGTGTTCCTCGTTTTTGCGGGTGACGCGTATTATTGGTATCAGGAGCGTTTCCTTGACGAGTCTTTACGGGTGACGGTGCTGGACGTGGGCCAGGGGACAAGCGTCGTGGTGCGCTTCCCCAAGGGGCCGGTGATGCTGGCCGACGCTGGCGGGCTTACCGGGGAATCGAGCCTGAATATCGGAAAGGCGGTGGTGGCCCCTTATTTGTGGAGCCAAAAAATCCACACGGTTGACGTGGCTTTTATCACCCACCCGGACCAGGACCACGCGGGAGGAATGCCTTTCATTCTGGAACACTTCGGCGTACGCAAGTTCTGGTCCAACGGCCAGGAGACCGAAAGCGGCACCTATGAAAAAATCATGAGCATGGTGAGCGGAAAGGGAATCGCCCGGAAGACCCACCAGGAGCTTTTTTGCGGAACCGTCATCAACGGGGTTTCCATCAAAAGCCTTTATCCGCCGCCGGAATTTACTCCGCCTCCCAACAAGCGCACAAACCAGTTCTCCCTGGTGCTCCGCCTTAAAATGGGCGAAAAGACAATATTGATAACGGGCGATGTAACCAAGCCGGGCCTGAAGAAAATGCTGAAGACCCTTGACCCCAAGGAGCTTGACTGCACGGTGCTGGTGGTTCCCCACCACGGAGCCAAATCCTCGTTCTTGCAGGAATTCGCCGACGCCGCCCGGCCAAGGTGGGCCGTGGTGAGTGTGGGAAGGAACAACCCCTGGAAACTGCCCCGCGAAGACGTTCTGGCCGCCTATCGCAGGGCCGGGGCCGAGATTTTCCGCACCGACCATGACGGCGCTGTCTTCATCGAAACCGACGGAGAAACCACGGAGGTTTCCACTTTTGTGGATTGA
- a CDS encoding PilZ domain-containing protein, with protein sequence MEITKAYVDHDDTALLVCPHCKLARVTNVAKFKERKDALKVRCRCRNIYGVHLEFRRAYRKPTSLEGRYSGPTGRGGRMTVKNVSQGGIGFLTSSAHQLKKGDLVSIEFKLDDGKDSLINRRAVVRVVEDLYVGVQFSLAAGAYDAALGFYLRK encoded by the coding sequence ATGGAAATCACCAAGGCATACGTGGATCACGACGATACGGCGCTTCTCGTGTGCCCTCACTGCAAGCTGGCCCGCGTGACCAACGTGGCCAAGTTCAAGGAGCGCAAGGACGCCCTGAAGGTCCGCTGCCGCTGCCGCAACATCTACGGCGTTCACCTTGAATTCCGCAGGGCTTACCGAAAGCCCACGAGCCTGGAGGGGCGCTACTCCGGCCCCACCGGCAGAGGCGGGCGCATGACCGTGAAAAACGTATCCCAGGGCGGAATCGGCTTTCTCACCTCGTCCGCCCACCAGCTCAAAAAGGGCGATCTGGTCAGCATCGAATTCAAGCTGGACGACGGCAAGGACTCGCTTATCAATCGCCGGGCCGTGGTGCGGGTGGTTGAAGACCTCTACGTGGGGGTCCAGTTCTCCCTGGCCGCAGGAGCCTATGACGCAGCCCTTGGTTTTTACCTCCGCAAGTAG
- a CDS encoding RNA polymerase sigma factor: MNGPGTITDGEESISELVRRSQKGDRMAFDRIINIHAGRIHRMVYFRVRSAMDAEDITQEVFITAWQKISSLKEPEKFQSWLYRIAVNRSLDHSRKRKFFDLFRFGPKNAGMNENEEELEVPDTVTPSPLDRVMEGEFKSLLEGFSASLSKMEREVFTLRFMDQLGLREIAETLQKDESTVKTHLYRALAKFRANDGLSSFLTEAAP; the protein is encoded by the coding sequence ATGAACGGCCCCGGAACGATCACCGACGGAGAGGAATCCATATCGGAACTTGTCCGCCGGTCCCAAAAAGGCGACCGCATGGCCTTTGACCGGATAATCAACATTCACGCCGGGCGGATCCATCGCATGGTTTATTTCAGGGTCCGCTCGGCAATGGATGCCGAAGACATCACCCAGGAGGTGTTCATCACGGCCTGGCAAAAAATTTCGAGCCTGAAGGAACCGGAAAAATTTCAATCCTGGCTTTATCGCATAGCGGTCAACCGGAGCCTGGACCATTCGAGGAAGCGGAAATTTTTCGACCTTTTCCGGTTCGGGCCAAAGAACGCGGGCATGAATGAAAACGAGGAAGAACTGGAAGTGCCCGACACTGTAACCCCTTCGCCCCTGGACAGGGTCATGGAGGGCGAATTCAAAAGCCTGCTGGAGGGCTTTTCCGCCTCCCTCTCAAAGATGGAGCGGGAGGTCTTCACCCTAAGGTTCATGGACCAGTTGGGCTTGAGGGAAATCGCAGAAACGCTTCAGAAGGACGAAAGCACCGTAAAGACGCATCTTTACAGGGCGTTAGCCAAGTTCAGGGCAAATGACGGGCTTTCATCCTTTTTAACGGAGGCCGCGCCATGA
- a CDS encoding GspE/PulE family protein translates to MGPPGAGEVTGLKTLSEYRLKLQDLSNRIHAATNLDEILIDLKNDICIIFNVDRVTIYVVDGVRRELVSRYKSGNEIGEIRVPIANMSIAGYAASKQKVVNVKDVNDEKELTAIDPALRFDARWDKKTGYKTRQVLAHPITFKTFLLGAIQLINKKDNKPFGPTDEQAVAELSKTLGIALYNQRRMVKARPSKFDYLINNSIITSKELEKAVADARSSKEPVETLLVRDFKVAKKDVLTSLSQFYNTGYQLFNDRTPIPGDLLQGVKVPFMKNNMWVPIKMEDGKVIVAIDNPADVPRMDMVRAIYPGKTVEFHISLQEEILGFIKLFTTDEKELGSIDEILGQLQGEEAEMDEDMQRVGEEDSAVVQLVNKIILDAYARNASDIHIEPFPGKQNTKVRIRIDGACTVYQMIPYQYRNAIVSRLKIMSDLDIAERRKPQDGKIKFKKYGGKDIELRVATIPTTGGLEDVVMRILAAGEPIPLDKMGFSDHNYKEFVSCVEKPYGIIFVCGPTGSGKTTTLHSALGFINKPETKIWTAEDPVEITQAGLRQVQVQPKIGFDFAAAMRAFLRADPDVIMVGEMRDKETTHIGIEASLTGHLVFSTLHTNSAPESITRLLDMGMDPFNFADAILCILAQRLARTLCGECKEPYNPTREQYDELVREYGEGDLEAFGKRHSNYPYSKELTLHRPKGCDRCNQTGYRGRCGIHELLMGTDEMKKQIQLKAPMETLRGQAIEDGMATLKQDGIEKIFTGRLDLIQVRKVCIK, encoded by the coding sequence ATGGGACCTCCGGGAGCAGGAGAGGTCACGGGCCTCAAAACCCTGTCCGAATACAGGTTGAAGCTCCAGGACCTTTCCAACCGCATCCATGCGGCCACCAACCTGGATGAAATCCTCATCGACCTGAAAAACGACATCTGCATCATTTTCAACGTGGACCGCGTCACCATATACGTTGTGGATGGCGTGAGGCGCGAGCTGGTGTCCCGCTACAAGTCCGGGAACGAAATAGGCGAAATAAGGGTTCCCATCGCCAATATGTCCATCGCCGGTTACGCAGCTTCCAAGCAGAAGGTGGTGAACGTAAAGGACGTCAACGACGAAAAGGAACTCACCGCCATAGACCCGGCCCTGCGGTTCGACGCCCGGTGGGACAAGAAGACCGGCTACAAGACGAGGCAGGTGCTGGCTCACCCCATCACCTTCAAGACCTTCCTTCTGGGCGCGATCCAGCTCATCAACAAGAAGGACAACAAGCCCTTCGGACCCACCGACGAGCAGGCCGTGGCCGAGCTTTCAAAGACGCTGGGCATCGCCCTCTACAACCAGCGCAGGATGGTGAAGGCCCGTCCCAGCAAGTTCGATTACCTGATCAACAACTCCATCATAACCTCCAAGGAGCTCGAAAAGGCCGTGGCCGACGCCAGATCGAGCAAGGAGCCGGTGGAAACCCTTCTGGTGCGCGACTTCAAAGTGGCCAAGAAGGACGTCTTAACCAGCCTTTCCCAATTCTACAACACCGGCTACCAGCTTTTCAACGACCGCACCCCCATTCCCGGAGACCTTCTCCAGGGCGTCAAGGTGCCCTTCATGAAAAACAACATGTGGGTGCCCATAAAAATGGAGGACGGCAAGGTCATCGTAGCTATAGACAACCCCGCAGACGTTCCCCGAATGGACATGGTGCGGGCCATCTATCCCGGAAAGACGGTGGAGTTCCATATATCGCTCCAGGAGGAAATCCTGGGCTTCATCAAGCTCTTCACCACCGACGAAAAGGAGCTGGGCTCAATCGACGAAATTCTTGGCCAGCTCCAGGGCGAAGAAGCGGAGATGGACGAGGACATGCAGCGCGTGGGCGAGGAGGACTCCGCCGTCGTGCAGCTCGTCAACAAGATAATACTGGACGCCTACGCCAGAAACGCTTCCGATATCCACATAGAGCCCTTCCCGGGCAAGCAGAACACCAAGGTGCGGATACGCATAGACGGCGCCTGTACGGTGTACCAGATGATCCCGTACCAGTACCGGAACGCCATCGTAAGCCGCCTTAAGATCATGAGCGATCTCGACATCGCCGAGCGCCGCAAGCCCCAGGACGGCAAGATCAAGTTCAAGAAGTACGGGGGCAAGGACATCGAACTCCGCGTCGCCACCATTCCCACCACCGGCGGCCTTGAAGACGTGGTCATGCGTATTTTGGCCGCAGGCGAGCCCATACCCCTCGACAAAATGGGTTTTTCCGACCACAACTACAAGGAGTTCGTCTCCTGCGTGGAAAAGCCCTACGGCATCATCTTCGTGTGCGGCCCCACCGGTTCCGGTAAAACCACCACCCTTCACTCGGCCTTGGGCTTCATCAACAAGCCCGAAACCAAAATCTGGACCGCCGAGGACCCCGTCGAAATCACCCAGGCCGGACTTCGGCAGGTGCAGGTCCAGCCCAAGATCGGCTTCGACTTCGCAGCCGCCATGCGCGCCTTTCTCCGCGCCGACCCGGACGTCATCATGGTGGGCGAAATGCGCGACAAGGAAACCACCCACATCGGCATCGAGGCGTCCCTCACAGGCCATCTTGTCTTCTCCACCCTCCACACCAACAGCGCCCCGGAATCCATCACCCGACTTCTCGACATGGGCATGGACCCCTTCAACTTCGCCGACGCCATTTTGTGCATCCTGGCACAGCGCCTTGCAAGAACCCTTTGCGGCGAATGCAAGGAGCCCTACAACCCCACCCGCGAGCAATACGACGAACTGGTAAGGGAATACGGGGAAGGCGACCTGGAAGCGTTCGGGAAGCGTCACAGCAACTATCCCTATTCCAAGGAACTCACCCTTCACCGGCCCAAGGGCTGCGACCGCTGCAACCAGACCGGTTACAGGGGCCGTTGCGGTATCCACGAGCTATTAATGGGCACCGACGAGATGAAAAAGCAGATTCAGCTGAAGGCCCCCATGGAAACCCTTCGCGGACAGGCCATTGAAGACGGAATGGCCACCCTGAAACAGGACGGCATCGAAAAGATATTCACCGGAAGGCTGGACCTGATCCAGGTCCGCAAGGTGTGTATCAAGTAA
- a CDS encoding SRPBCC domain-containing protein has product MRIDYAVNTVVIREGVEKVFNFVSRGAQYHRWHFDYHLRAEALDIKEGGVGSAFSIEELIDGFYLHHVGRVVEFERNRRFVWLGRFALFSWIWIGTDFYFTPVPEGTLVKEILYFRMNPLLAPCALLFIWRKAYRPAACRAHIMDEVTGIKTILESGDYDPKDVTYAFEDPELLSRVKRYGKRGGG; this is encoded by the coding sequence ATGCGCATCGATTATGCAGTGAATACGGTGGTGATCCGGGAGGGTGTGGAGAAGGTCTTCAACTTCGTTTCCAGGGGCGCCCAGTACCATCGATGGCACTTTGACTACCACCTGCGGGCCGAGGCGCTGGACATCAAGGAAGGTGGAGTGGGCTCGGCCTTTTCCATCGAAGAGCTCATCGACGGGTTTTATCTTCACCACGTAGGCAGGGTGGTAGAATTCGAGCGCAACAGGCGTTTCGTGTGGCTGGGCCGTTTCGCCCTATTTTCGTGGATATGGATAGGAACGGATTTTTACTTCACGCCGGTTCCAGAAGGGACCCTGGTGAAGGAAATCCTCTATTTCAGGATGAATCCGCTTCTGGCTCCATGCGCTCTTTTGTTCATCTGGCGAAAGGCTTACCGGCCCGCCGCCTGCCGCGCCCACATAATGGACGAGGTGACGGGCATAAAGACCATTCTGGAGTCCGGGGACTACGACCCCAAAGACGTCACCTACGCCTTTGAGGATCCTGAGCTTTTAAGCCGGGTGAAGCGGTACGGCAAAAGGGGAGGCGGCTGA
- a CDS encoding acyl-CoA dehydrogenase family protein — translation MDFNLSRQQVMIRDNVREFMEKEIGPVCERMDEEDRFPDGLFPKMGSLGLLGLCISPEYGGEGLDFLSGILATEQMGRVSPAVGLSYCAHANLCAHNLERNGTEDQKRRFLPGLCDGTIIGCMGLTEPGAGSDAVGITTTAVRDGNHFILNGSKTFITNAPIADLALVYAKTDPEKKSRGITAFLVEKGAPGFSVSRRIEKIGHHGSPTGELVFMDAKVPAENVLGEVNRGVRVMMNGLDSERVIVAALSLGLGSAALELALSYSRKREQFGRPIGEFQLIKAKLADMYTENEAARGLVYRAAVLAENSREGGKGTELHKLAAAAILYTAEATSRAAANSLQIHGGYGYTTEYPVNRFYRDAKLYEIGAGTSEIRRLLIADELLRKGLGR, via the coding sequence ATGGATTTCAACCTAAGCCGCCAGCAGGTCATGATAAGGGACAACGTCCGGGAATTCATGGAAAAAGAAATTGGGCCGGTCTGTGAGCGGATGGACGAGGAAGACCGTTTTCCCGACGGCCTCTTTCCCAAGATGGGCTCCCTGGGCCTGCTCGGCCTGTGCATTTCCCCGGAATACGGCGGAGAAGGGCTGGATTTTTTAAGCGGAATACTGGCCACCGAGCAGATGGGGCGGGTGAGCCCGGCTGTGGGCCTCTCCTACTGCGCCCATGCGAACCTGTGCGCCCACAACCTGGAGCGCAACGGCACCGAGGACCAGAAACGGCGGTTTCTGCCCGGCCTTTGCGATGGAACCATAATAGGCTGCATGGGACTCACCGAACCCGGCGCGGGCTCGGACGCCGTGGGAATCACCACCACCGCAGTGAGGGACGGAAACCATTTCATCTTAAACGGAAGCAAGACCTTCATAACCAACGCGCCAATAGCCGACCTCGCCCTTGTTTACGCCAAGACCGACCCGGAAAAAAAATCCAGGGGAATCACCGCATTTTTGGTTGAAAAGGGCGCTCCGGGCTTTTCCGTTTCCAGGCGCATCGAAAAGATAGGCCACCACGGCTCCCCAACCGGCGAGCTGGTGTTCATGGACGCGAAGGTCCCGGCGGAAAACGTTCTCGGCGAGGTCAACCGGGGTGTAAGGGTCATGATGAACGGCCTGGACTCCGAACGGGTCATAGTGGCGGCCCTCAGCCTGGGCTTGGGCAGCGCCGCCCTGGAACTCGCCCTTTCCTACAGCAGAAAGCGCGAGCAGTTCGGCAGGCCTATAGGCGAATTTCAGCTCATCAAGGCCAAGCTCGCCGACATGTACACCGAAAACGAGGCGGCAAGGGGACTTGTATACCGGGCTGCTGTGCTTGCGGAAAACTCCCGCGAGGGCGGTAAGGGAACCGAGCTTCACAAGCTGGCCGCAGCGGCAATTTTATACACCGCCGAGGCCACCAGCAGGGCTGCGGCCAACTCGCTCCAGATTCACGGCGGCTACGGCTACACCACTGAATACCCTGTGAACCGCTTTTACAGGGATGCCAAGCTCTACGAGATAGGGGCAGGGACATCCGAGATAAGGCGGCTTTTGATAGCCGACGAGCTTTTGAGAAAGGGCCTGGGACGCTGA